From Pseudofrankia saprophytica, a single genomic window includes:
- a CDS encoding 2-dehydropantoate 2-reductase, whose translation MADSAAASALPARHDVPGHAEPGERPSRARAGIVAPPGPEMDFVTGRVARPMPPRAGTPPARVAVIGAGAVGGYFAARAAAAGAEVWLCVRRPFDRLVVVSTGADGGDVETEVPAEVVTDPAVLPTYGFDWVLLATKAHQIPAVAPWLAATVGPGTGVAVLQNGVRHAERVAAFAHPEQVLPAVVYINAEAERPGVVRHRAGGVLQVPDVQLAERLAERVFQGGEIRLTDDFATAAWTKLCVNSAANTVTTLTGRRLEVLRRDDVARLALAIMAETVAVAHADGAEVPDGLPEFTVRRLRGQPPGAGTSMLYDRIAGRRLEHEELIGAVVRIGAEHGIPTPTCRTVLPLLAAISDGGGEAVG comes from the coding sequence ATGGCCGATTCCGCGGCGGCCTCGGCGCTGCCCGCCCGTCACGATGTTCCGGGCCACGCCGAGCCGGGCGAGCGGCCCTCGCGCGCCCGGGCGGGGATCGTGGCGCCGCCGGGGCCGGAGATGGACTTCGTCACCGGCCGGGTCGCGCGGCCGATGCCGCCGCGGGCGGGGACGCCGCCCGCCCGGGTCGCCGTCATCGGGGCCGGCGCCGTCGGTGGCTACTTCGCGGCCCGGGCCGCCGCGGCCGGCGCCGAGGTGTGGCTGTGCGTCCGCCGCCCGTTCGACCGGCTGGTCGTCGTCTCCACCGGGGCGGACGGCGGCGACGTCGAGACCGAGGTGCCGGCCGAGGTGGTCACCGACCCGGCGGTGCTGCCCACATACGGGTTCGACTGGGTACTGCTCGCCACCAAGGCCCACCAGATCCCGGCCGTGGCGCCGTGGCTCGCCGCGACCGTCGGGCCGGGAACCGGCGTCGCCGTGCTGCAGAACGGGGTCCGCCACGCCGAGCGGGTCGCCGCGTTCGCGCATCCCGAACAGGTGCTGCCCGCCGTCGTCTACATCAACGCCGAGGCGGAGCGGCCGGGCGTGGTCCGCCACCGCGCCGGCGGCGTGCTCCAGGTGCCCGACGTCCAGCTGGCCGAAAGGCTGGCCGAACGGGTCTTCCAGGGCGGGGAGATCCGCCTCACCGACGACTTCGCCACCGCGGCCTGGACGAAGCTGTGCGTCAACAGCGCCGCGAACACCGTGACGACGCTGACCGGGCGCCGCCTGGAGGTGCTCCGGCGTGACGACGTCGCCCGGCTCGCGCTCGCGATCATGGCGGAGACGGTCGCGGTCGCCCACGCCGACGGCGCCGAGGTGCCCGACGGGCTGCCGGAGTTCACCGTGCGCCGGCTGCGCGGCCAGCCGCCCGGCGCGGGCACGTCCATGCTCTACGACCGGATCGCCGGCCGCCGCCTCGAGCACGAGGAGCTGATCGGCGCCGTCGTCCGCATCGGCGCGGAGCACGGCATCCCCACCCCGACCTGCCGGACCGTCCTCCCCCTGCTCGCCGCCATCAGCGACGGCGGCGGGGAGGCGGTGGGGTAG
- a CDS encoding zinc-binding dehydrogenase encodes MSLLGYAGLVTTPERRAAAVRAVAADIIAGRLRIPVDEVVPLARFDDAVARLRARSVLGKVVLATQR; translated from the coding sequence CTGAGTCTGCTCGGCTACGCGGGCCTGGTCACGACCCCCGAGCGGCGCGCCGCCGCCGTACGCGCCGTCGCCGCGGACATCATCGCCGGCCGGCTGCGGATCCCCGTCGACGAGGTCGTCCCGCTCGCCCGCTTCGACGACGCCGTCGCCCGCCTGCGCGCCCGTTCCGTCCTCGGCAAGGTCGTCCTCGCCACCCAGCGGTAG
- a CDS encoding quinone oxidoreductase family protein, giving the protein MSDGVTTRAVRLVAVGEPLQVVEDLWLPAPGDGEVLVRVDHAGVNPIDTYAAVGTVGDTARLPRTIGVEGTGTVDGTRVVVTGSGVGLLRDGTWADAVVAPRDAVIEVPAELDPAQAGALGTVAVTAYESLHALGKVTSDDRVLVLGAGGGVGVVAVQLAKIAGASVVGQVGSAAKAAAVAALGADRVVVAGAEDLVAKVGDLRPTLVIDPLGGGFTPGAVELAAIGGRIVILGVSAG; this is encoded by the coding sequence ATGAGCGACGGGGTGACGACGAGGGCTGTCCGGCTGGTGGCGGTCGGGGAGCCACTACAGGTCGTGGAGGACCTCTGGCTGCCAGCCCCGGGGGACGGCGAGGTGCTCGTCCGCGTCGACCACGCGGGCGTCAACCCGATCGACACCTATGCCGCCGTCGGGACCGTCGGCGACACCGCCCGGCTGCCGCGGACCATCGGCGTCGAGGGCACGGGGACCGTCGACGGCACCCGCGTCGTCGTCACGGGCTCCGGTGTGGGGCTCCTGCGGGACGGCACCTGGGCCGACGCGGTCGTCGCGCCGCGCGACGCCGTCATCGAGGTGCCGGCGGAGCTGGACCCGGCGCAGGCGGGCGCGCTCGGCACGGTGGCGGTGACCGCGTACGAGTCGTTGCACGCGCTCGGCAAGGTCACCTCGGATGACCGCGTGCTGGTGCTCGGCGCCGGCGGCGGGGTCGGTGTCGTCGCCGTCCAGCTCGCGAAGATCGCCGGGGCGAGCGTCGTCGGGCAGGTCGGGTCGGCGGCCAAGGCGGCCGCGGTGGCGGCGCTCGGCGCGGACCGGGTGGTGGTGGCGGGGGCGGAAGACCTGGTCGCGAAGGTCGGCGACCTCCGTCCGACGCTCGTCATCGACCCGCTGGGCGGTGGTTTCACCCCGGGCGCGGTGGAGCTCGCGGCGATCGGCGGCCGGATCGTCATCCTCGGCGTCTCGGCCGGCTAG
- a CDS encoding aminotransferase class V-fold PLP-dependent enzyme, translating to MTDVVDDRAGAAGGAESPGGTNTGGEEPVPSPELGRRWRAARDGLAVVHLDAAAAGATSQAVVDAQATHLAAEATLGSYGAQEGAAERLAAARSALAGLLDPTLTGADVAFHHCATSGFTALLDAWPLPPGGRVGIVPSDFSSNLLALRARALRDGLELVDLPVLPDGRIDVDRLRQGDGPAALDRLDLVTFPEIPSQRGLVQPTAAVAALCRDAEVPMLLDVAQSLGQVDVAAAGATGGVSAYVGTSRKWLCGPRGVGFLAVRPDFVDRLGVPAPTGYTARWEPDPVAPGGGRLVAFGGVGRFDVGEAPVAARVGLAVALAEHVEAGPERVRARVQALGGAARRRLDAVAGWRLGEDLDSPSGIVTLRPPSGVDPAAVRGRLQREENVLATAIDETRARDAVPALRVSPHVYSTLADLDRFAEALERVTTRPAP from the coding sequence GTGACCGACGTAGTTGATGACAGGGCGGGGGCCGCCGGCGGGGCGGAATCCCCTGGCGGGACGAACACGGGCGGCGAGGAACCGGTGCCCTCGCCCGAGCTGGGCCGGCGATGGCGGGCGGCCCGCGACGGCCTGGCGGTGGTCCATCTGGACGCGGCCGCGGCGGGCGCGACGAGCCAGGCCGTCGTCGACGCGCAGGCGACGCATCTGGCGGCCGAGGCGACGCTCGGCTCGTACGGCGCCCAGGAAGGCGCGGCCGAACGCCTCGCCGCGGCGCGGTCGGCCCTGGCCGGGCTGCTCGACCCGACGCTCACCGGGGCCGACGTCGCCTTCCATCACTGCGCGACCTCGGGATTCACCGCGCTGCTGGACGCCTGGCCGCTGCCGCCGGGCGGGCGGGTCGGGATCGTGCCGAGCGACTTCTCCTCGAACCTGCTGGCGCTGCGCGCCCGCGCGCTGCGCGACGGCCTGGAACTCGTCGACCTGCCGGTGCTCCCCGACGGCCGGATCGACGTCGACCGTCTCCGCCAAGGTGACGGTCCGGCAGCGCTGGACCGGCTGGACCTGGTGACGTTCCCCGAGATACCGAGCCAGCGGGGCCTCGTCCAGCCGACCGCGGCGGTGGCCGCGCTGTGCCGGGACGCCGAGGTACCGATGCTGCTCGACGTCGCGCAGTCGCTCGGCCAGGTCGACGTGGCCGCCGCCGGCGCCACCGGCGGCGTCTCGGCCTACGTCGGAACGTCACGCAAATGGCTGTGTGGCCCGCGCGGCGTCGGCTTCCTGGCCGTGCGGCCCGACTTCGTCGACCGGCTCGGCGTGCCCGCCCCGACGGGGTACACGGCCCGCTGGGAGCCCGACCCAGTTGCCCCGGGCGGCGGGCGGCTGGTCGCGTTCGGGGGTGTCGGCAGGTTCGACGTCGGCGAGGCGCCGGTCGCGGCCCGGGTAGGGCTCGCGGTCGCACTGGCCGAGCACGTCGAGGCGGGCCCGGAGCGGGTGCGCGCCCGCGTTCAGGCGCTGGGCGGGGCGGCCCGTCGGCGGCTCGACGCGGTCGCGGGCTGGCGGCTCGGCGAGGACCTCGATTCCCCGTCCGGGATCGTCACCCTCCGGCCGCCCTCCGGCGTCGACCCGGCGGCCGTCCGCGGCCGGCTCCAGCGCGAGGAGAACGTCCTCGCCACCGCCATCGACGAGACCCGGGCCCGTGACGCGGTCCCGGCGCTGCGCGTGAGCCCCCACGTCTACAGCACCCTCGCCGATCTCGACCGGTTCGCCGAGGCCCTGGAACGCGTCACCACCCGGCCCGCGCCCTAG
- a CDS encoding M28 family peptidase: MVRHREAPDGNGDAARSPARERAVAGGWTGGPLGRREFLGGTLAAAAATVTGVAGCRSGSAPPAPGATATAAGPPALPGVEEMVGWIEQIVAQGVRRPGYPADTWVEGFITARFRELGLVDVHTEPVAVTRWEPTRYSLVATPAGAAPRELRCFPVPLAAPAEGLDVELARFDEAVPGAVAGRAALVDAKVVALPPALPATFGSAPKDSAQRVYDPDGTFAGETQVLPLPAGSDGIAQQAVGAGAVAFVGTLLDYPGDDCRYYFPYNGRTTAIPGVWINGSDGRWLADQLTRGPVRIRLDVAASTAPASSDNIVGDLPGPAGDDELVLVGSHHDGPWASAVEDGTGIAMVLAQAAYWARVPAANRPHRMRFLLHGGHFYGGAGLVDYVAKHRAELEKVVLEVHLEHAARDIAERDGRLAPTGRCVPRWFFTSRIPALESTVHDALVAERLGRSMLLAPDAFGPAPLSDGAFYHTAGVPIVQFLSAPWYLFDEADTLDKVDRDSLLPIARAVIRVIESTRGITAAKLRAGLVTRQ, encoded by the coding sequence ATGGTCAGGCACCGAGAGGCCCCGGACGGGAACGGGGACGCGGCGCGGTCGCCGGCGCGGGAGCGGGCGGTCGCCGGCGGGTGGACTGGCGGGCCGCTAGGGCGGCGTGAGTTCCTCGGCGGGACGCTCGCCGCCGCGGCCGCGACGGTCACCGGCGTGGCCGGGTGCCGGTCGGGGAGCGCGCCCCCTGCGCCGGGGGCGACCGCGACCGCGGCGGGGCCGCCGGCCCTGCCCGGCGTCGAGGAGATGGTGGGCTGGATCGAGCAGATCGTGGCCCAGGGGGTGCGCCGGCCCGGCTACCCGGCCGACACCTGGGTCGAGGGGTTCATCACGGCGAGGTTCCGCGAGCTCGGCCTGGTCGACGTGCACACGGAACCGGTGGCGGTCACCAGGTGGGAGCCGACGCGGTACTCGCTGGTGGCGACCCCGGCGGGCGCGGCGCCGCGCGAGCTGAGGTGCTTCCCGGTACCGCTCGCCGCCCCGGCCGAGGGGCTCGACGTCGAGCTCGCGCGTTTCGACGAGGCGGTCCCGGGCGCCGTGGCGGGGCGAGCGGCGCTGGTCGACGCCAAGGTCGTCGCGCTGCCGCCCGCGCTGCCCGCCACCTTCGGGAGCGCTCCGAAGGACTCCGCCCAGCGGGTGTACGACCCGGATGGCACGTTCGCCGGTGAGACGCAGGTCCTGCCGCTGCCCGCCGGTTCCGACGGCATCGCCCAGCAGGCCGTCGGGGCGGGCGCGGTCGCGTTCGTCGGGACGCTGCTTGACTACCCCGGCGACGACTGTCGCTACTACTTCCCGTACAACGGCCGCACGACCGCGATCCCCGGCGTGTGGATCAACGGGAGTGACGGCCGGTGGCTGGCTGACCAGCTCACCCGCGGGCCGGTCCGGATCCGCCTCGACGTCGCGGCCAGCACCGCGCCGGCCAGCAGCGACAACATCGTCGGTGACCTGCCGGGACCCGCGGGCGACGACGAGCTGGTGCTGGTCGGCTCGCACCACGACGGGCCATGGGCGTCGGCGGTCGAGGACGGCACCGGGATCGCCATGGTGCTCGCCCAGGCCGCCTACTGGGCGCGGGTTCCGGCGGCGAACCGACCCCATCGAATGCGCTTCCTGCTGCACGGCGGGCACTTCTACGGCGGTGCCGGGCTGGTCGACTACGTGGCGAAGCACCGCGCCGAGCTGGAGAAGGTCGTCCTCGAGGTGCACCTGGAGCACGCCGCCCGCGACATCGCCGAGCGCGACGGCCGGCTCGCGCCGACCGGCCGGTGCGTGCCCCGTTGGTTCTTCACCAGCAGGATCCCGGCGCTGGAGTCGACGGTCCACGACGCGCTCGTCGCCGAGCGGCTCGGCCGGTCGATGCTGCTGGCGCCGGACGCGTTCGGCCCGGCCCCGCTGTCCGACGGCGCCTTCTACCACACGGCCGGTGTCCCGATCGTCCAGTTCCTGTCCGCGCCCTGGTACCTGTTCGACGAGGCCGACACCCTCGACAAGGTCGACCGTGACAGCCTGCTGCCCATCGCCCGCGCCGTGATCCGCGTCATCGAGTCGACGCGGGGCATCACGGCGGCGAAGCTACGCGCGGGCCTCGTCACCCGTCAGTGA
- a CDS encoding MBL fold metallo-hydrolase: protein MADRLYFRQLLSGRDFAAGDPVAAQMVNFCYAIGDRETGEAVLVDPAYAADDLLGILEADGMRLVGMLATHHHPDHVGGSMMGFSLAGIMEVLAKAPAPVHVHKNEAEFVRRVTGVSETDLVSHDHDDTVEVGAIPIRLLHTPGHTPGSQCFLVDGRLVAGDTLFLDGCGRTDFPGGSPADMYESLQRLAALPDNPVVYPGHFYSPPLRSASMADVTATNIVYRLRDQQQWLRAFG from the coding sequence ATGGCCGACCGTCTTTACTTTCGCCAGCTGCTGTCGGGCCGGGACTTCGCCGCCGGCGACCCCGTCGCCGCGCAGATGGTCAACTTCTGCTACGCCATCGGGGACCGGGAGACCGGCGAGGCGGTGCTCGTCGACCCGGCGTACGCGGCGGACGACCTGCTCGGGATCCTCGAGGCCGACGGGATGCGGCTCGTCGGCATGCTCGCCACCCACCACCACCCGGACCACGTCGGCGGCAGCATGATGGGCTTCTCGCTCGCCGGGATCATGGAGGTGCTGGCCAAGGCGCCGGCGCCGGTGCACGTCCACAAGAACGAGGCCGAGTTCGTCCGGCGGGTCACCGGCGTCTCCGAGACGGACCTCGTCTCCCACGACCATGACGACACGGTCGAGGTCGGCGCGATCCCGATCCGGCTGCTGCACACCCCCGGGCACACCCCGGGCAGCCAGTGCTTCCTCGTCGACGGCCGGCTGGTCGCCGGCGACACCCTCTTCCTCGACGGCTGCGGCCGCACCGACTTCCCCGGCGGCAGCCCGGCGGACATGTACGAGAGCCTGCAGCGGCTCGCCGCCCTCCCGGACAACCCGGTCGTCTACCCGGGCCATTTCTACTCGCCGCCGCTGCGCAGCGCCTCCATGGCCGACGTCACCGCCACCAACATCGTCTACCGTCTCCGCGACCAGCAGCAGTGGCTGCGGGCCTTCGGCTGA
- a CDS encoding DUF5685 family protein, with the protein MFGILRPCRHRLGEDLTAVWMSHLCGMCLTLRDRQGHWARAATNVDGLVLSVLVAAQTGEAATRKAGPCALRGLRTAEVATRDDPGAMLAAAVSLTAAATNVDDHVADGDGPFARRPVAALAGRFAGAAARGGASLGAELSFDVDALARAAGRQQAVEAAAGPGTALTAVTAPAEEAASRAFAHTAALAGRPGNAEPLAEVGRLFGRLAHLVDAVADQVADDARDAWNPLTATGTTLAQARALCDDALLGIALALRDVEFAPDPGAPARTAARRNRHARLAHLLLVHELELAVDNAFRGAQPQPGRPPGPGRPGGPGGPGPGRPGRRVTLPTCLAAAGMFCTCQMCCGHYTSPFDGQQKQGICSGNCGDCGDCGDCCQGCGDCCDCCDGCDGCDCGC; encoded by the coding sequence ATGTTCGGCATACTTCGGCCCTGCCGGCACCGCCTGGGCGAGGACCTCACCGCCGTCTGGATGTCCCACCTGTGCGGTATGTGCCTGACGCTGCGAGACCGGCAGGGTCACTGGGCGCGGGCCGCGACGAACGTCGACGGACTGGTGCTCTCGGTGCTGGTGGCCGCACAGACCGGCGAGGCGGCGACGAGGAAGGCCGGGCCGTGCGCCCTGCGCGGTCTGCGCACCGCCGAGGTGGCGACGCGGGACGACCCGGGCGCGATGCTCGCCGCCGCGGTCTCGCTGACCGCCGCCGCGACGAACGTCGACGACCACGTCGCCGACGGCGATGGGCCGTTCGCCCGCCGGCCGGTCGCGGCGCTCGCCGGCCGGTTCGCCGGCGCGGCCGCCCGTGGCGGCGCGAGCCTCGGCGCCGAGCTGAGCTTCGACGTGGACGCGCTGGCGCGCGCGGCCGGGCGGCAGCAGGCCGTGGAGGCCGCGGCCGGGCCGGGCACGGCGCTGACCGCGGTGACCGCGCCGGCGGAGGAGGCCGCGTCTCGGGCGTTCGCGCACACGGCGGCGCTCGCGGGCCGGCCGGGCAACGCGGAGCCGCTCGCCGAGGTCGGCCGGCTGTTCGGCCGGCTCGCCCACCTGGTCGACGCGGTCGCCGACCAGGTGGCCGACGACGCCAGGGACGCCTGGAACCCGCTGACCGCCACCGGGACGACCCTCGCCCAGGCTCGGGCGCTGTGCGACGACGCGCTGCTCGGGATCGCGCTCGCCCTGCGCGACGTCGAGTTCGCCCCCGACCCGGGAGCCCCCGCGCGCACCGCCGCCCGCCGCAACCGGCATGCCCGCCTGGCGCACCTGCTGCTCGTCCACGAGCTGGAGCTGGCGGTCGACAACGCGTTCCGCGGCGCCCAGCCGCAGCCTGGCCGTCCGCCCGGCCCCGGCCGACCGGGTGGTCCGGGCGGTCCTGGCCCAGGGCGGCCGGGCCGCCGGGTCACCCTCCCGACCTGTCTCGCCGCGGCCGGGATGTTCTGCACCTGTCAGATGTGCTGCGGCCACTACACGTCACCCTTCGACGGCCAGCAGAAGCAGGGCATCTGCTCCGGCAACTGCGGAGACTGCGGAGACTGCGGGGACTGCTGCCAAGGCTGCGGGGACTGCTGCGACTGTTGTGACGGTTGCGATGGTTGCGACTGCGGCTGTTGA
- the pyk gene encoding pyruvate kinase, producing the protein MPRRAKIVCTLGPATNSPERVRALVDAGMDIARLNFSHGSHEQHAAVYRRVREASDAAGRAVGILADLQGPKIRLGTFATGGVTLVPGEQFTITVRDVEGDQHQVGTTYPGLPGDVKAGDRILVDDGRLALAIDGVTDTDVHTTVVIGGPVSNNKGMNIPSAALTVPALTEKDEEDLRFALELGVDMIALSFVRSAADASKVREIMDEAGIRIPVIAKIEKPQAVAELDGIIEAFDALMVARGDLGVELPLEDVPLVQKRAVSAARERAKPVIVATQVLESMISAPRPTRAEASDCANAVLDGADAIMLSAETSVGAYPIESVSTMARIIETAENDLSRIPALRTAPRTLGGAIAQAAAEVGAAVGARYLVAHTLSGDTARRLARYRSHVPVLGFTPIPAVRSQMALLWGVETFVVPFANSTDEMVRQVDEALLKIGRCSPGELVVVVAGTPPGVAGMTNTMRVHRIGEAV; encoded by the coding sequence GTGCCACGAAGAGCCAAGATTGTCTGTACGTTGGGACCGGCCACCAACTCCCCAGAGAGGGTGCGCGCCCTCGTCGATGCCGGAATGGACATAGCAAGACTTAACTTCTCGCATGGCAGCCACGAACAGCATGCCGCTGTGTACCGGCGGGTTCGGGAGGCCAGTGACGCGGCCGGGCGTGCCGTCGGCATCCTCGCCGACCTGCAGGGCCCGAAGATCCGGTTGGGGACGTTCGCCACCGGTGGGGTGACCCTCGTCCCCGGCGAGCAGTTCACGATCACCGTTCGTGACGTCGAGGGCGACCAGCACCAGGTCGGCACGACCTACCCGGGCCTGCCCGGCGACGTCAAGGCGGGTGACCGCATCCTGGTCGACGACGGCCGGCTGGCGCTGGCTATCGACGGCGTCACCGACACGGACGTCCACACCACCGTCGTCATCGGCGGTCCGGTCAGCAACAACAAGGGGATGAACATCCCGAGCGCGGCGCTCACCGTCCCCGCGCTGACCGAGAAGGACGAGGAAGACCTGCGCTTCGCCCTCGAGCTGGGCGTGGACATGATCGCGCTGTCGTTCGTCCGCTCGGCGGCGGACGCCAGCAAGGTCCGCGAGATCATGGACGAGGCCGGGATCCGGATCCCGGTCATCGCGAAGATCGAGAAGCCGCAGGCGGTCGCCGAGCTGGACGGCATCATCGAGGCGTTCGACGCCCTGATGGTCGCCCGCGGGGACCTGGGCGTCGAGCTGCCGCTCGAGGACGTGCCGCTGGTCCAGAAGCGGGCGGTCAGCGCCGCCCGCGAGCGGGCGAAGCCGGTGATCGTGGCGACTCAGGTGCTCGAGTCGATGATCAGCGCGCCGAGGCCGACCAGGGCGGAGGCCAGCGACTGCGCGAACGCCGTCCTGGACGGCGCTGACGCGATCATGCTGTCCGCCGAGACGAGCGTGGGGGCGTATCCGATCGAGTCCGTCTCGACGATGGCCCGGATCATCGAGACAGCCGAGAACGACCTGTCCCGGATCCCAGCGCTGCGGACCGCGCCACGCACCCTCGGCGGCGCGATCGCCCAGGCCGCGGCCGAGGTCGGCGCCGCCGTCGGGGCGCGCTACCTGGTCGCGCACACGCTGTCCGGGGACACCGCCCGCCGCCTCGCCCGTTACCGGTCGCACGTCCCGGTGCTCGGCTTCACGCCGATCCCGGCGGTGCGCAGCCAGATGGCGCTGCTGTGGGGAGTCGAGACGTTCGTCGTCCCGTTCGCCAACAGCACCGACGAGATGGTCCGTCAGGTCGACGAGGCGCTGCTCAAGATCGGCCGGTGCAGCCCGGGTGAACTGGTCGTCGTCGTCGCGGGCACGCCGCCGGGCGTCGCCGGCATGACCAACACGATGCGCGTCCACCGGATCGGCGAGGCGGTCTGA
- a CDS encoding ABC transporter ATP-binding protein — translation MAGPAGGQAGAWTTMRGFQRDRSVTRQKLRPGTTRRIIAFARPYRRLLIGFLLVVVFDAALGTALPLIFKAIIDDGIIPGRVGVVEVLAGVVAVIALVDAGMSLLQRWLSVRVGEGLIFDMRAQVFDHVQRQPLAFFSRTQTGALITRLNNDVLGAQSAFTNTLSAVFSNVLTVSFTLAAMFTLSWQVTLIALVLLPVFVLPARALAPRLAALTRESYSLNAEMNTTMTERFNVAGALLAKLYGDPAREAGVFRRQAGRVRDIGVTQAMYGRIFFASLTLVASLATAVVYGLGGRYAAQGHIAVGTIVALTAYLGRLYMPLTQLSNVQVDVMTALVSFERVFEVLDLEPAIVDRPGAAELPVHAGGTSLEFDHVSFRYPAASEVSLASLESVAVLDPRVPAPVLHDVTFRVAPGELVALVGPSGAGKTTISQLVPRIYDAVGGAVRVGGVDVRDVTLASLRAAVGVVTQDAHMFHDTIRANLAYARPDATDERMWAALDAARIGALVRSLPDGLDTVVGDRGYRLSGGEKQRLAIARLLVKEPSVVVLDEATAHLDSESEAAVQRALGAALRGRTALVIAHRLSTIRDADRILVISDGRVAEEGRHADLLARDGLYAELYRTQFAAGSPLSPAPAPAPAEAEAEAGPIGEFGALEGPVERLASA, via the coding sequence ATGGCGGGACCGGCAGGGGGACAGGCGGGCGCGTGGACGACCATGCGCGGCTTCCAACGAGACAGGTCGGTCACCCGGCAGAAGCTGCGGCCGGGGACGACGCGGCGGATCATCGCCTTCGCTCGGCCCTACCGGCGGCTGCTGATCGGGTTTCTGCTGGTCGTGGTCTTCGATGCGGCCCTGGGTACCGCCCTCCCCTTGATCTTCAAGGCGATCATCGACGACGGGATCATTCCCGGCCGGGTCGGTGTGGTCGAGGTGCTCGCCGGCGTCGTCGCGGTGATCGCCCTCGTCGACGCCGGGATGTCGCTGCTGCAGCGCTGGCTTTCGGTGCGCGTCGGCGAGGGCCTGATCTTCGACATGCGCGCCCAGGTGTTCGACCACGTGCAGCGCCAACCGCTGGCGTTCTTCAGCCGCACCCAGACCGGCGCGCTGATCACCCGGCTCAACAACGACGTGCTCGGCGCCCAGTCGGCGTTCACCAACACCCTGTCGGCGGTGTTCTCCAACGTGCTGACCGTCAGCTTCACGCTGGCCGCGATGTTCACGCTGTCCTGGCAGGTGACGCTCATCGCGCTGGTCCTGCTGCCGGTGTTCGTCCTGCCGGCGCGGGCGCTCGCGCCCCGACTGGCGGCGCTCACCCGGGAGAGCTACAGCCTGAACGCCGAGATGAACACGACCATGACGGAGCGGTTCAACGTGGCCGGCGCCCTGCTGGCCAAGCTCTACGGTGACCCGGCGCGCGAGGCCGGCGTGTTCCGCCGCCAGGCCGGGCGGGTCCGCGACATCGGCGTCACCCAGGCGATGTACGGACGGATCTTCTTCGCGTCGCTGACGCTGGTCGCCTCGCTCGCGACGGCGGTCGTCTACGGCCTCGGCGGGCGCTACGCGGCGCAGGGGCACATCGCGGTCGGCACCATCGTCGCGCTGACCGCCTACCTCGGCCGGCTGTACATGCCGCTCACCCAGCTGTCGAACGTGCAGGTCGACGTGATGACCGCGCTGGTGTCCTTCGAGCGGGTCTTCGAGGTTCTCGACCTCGAGCCGGCCATCGTCGACCGGCCGGGAGCGGCGGAGCTCCCGGTGCACGCAGGTGGGACCAGTCTCGAGTTCGACCACGTGTCGTTCCGCTACCCGGCGGCGAGCGAGGTCTCGCTGGCCTCGCTGGAGTCGGTCGCCGTGCTCGACCCGCGCGTCCCGGCGCCGGTGCTGCACGACGTGACCTTCCGGGTGGCGCCAGGCGAGCTCGTCGCGCTGGTCGGTCCTTCGGGAGCGGGCAAGACGACGATCAGCCAGCTGGTGCCGAGGATCTACGACGCGGTCGGGGGCGCCGTCCGGGTCGGCGGCGTCGACGTCCGGGACGTCACGCTCGCGTCGCTGCGCGCCGCCGTCGGCGTCGTCACCCAGGACGCCCACATGTTCCACGACACGATCCGGGCCAATCTGGCCTATGCCCGCCCGGACGCGACCGACGAGCGGATGTGGGCGGCGCTGGACGCGGCGCGGATCGGCGCGCTGGTGCGGTCCCTGCCCGACGGGCTGGACACCGTGGTGGGGGACCGCGGCTACCGCCTGTCCGGCGGCGAGAAGCAGCGGCTCGCGATCGCCCGGCTGCTGGTGAAGGAGCCGAGCGTCGTCGTGCTGGACGAGGCCACCGCGCACCTGGACAGCGAGTCCGAGGCGGCGGTGCAGCGGGCGCTGGGCGCGGCGCTGCGCGGGCGGACGGCGCTGGTCATCGCGCACCGGCTCTCGACCATCCGGGACGCGGACCGAATCCTCGTGATCTCCGACGGCCGGGTGGCCGAGGAGGGGCGGCACGCCGACCTGCTGGCGCGCGACGGCCTGTATGCCGAGCTCTACCGCACGCAGTTCGCGGCCGGCTCCCCACTCTCCCCGGCGCCGGCGCCGGCGCCGGCGGAGGCGGAGGCGGAGGCGGGACCGATCGGGGAGTTCGGCGCTCTGGAAGGTCCGGTGGAGCGCCTGGCCTCCGCCTGA